In one window of Arachis ipaensis cultivar K30076 chromosome B06, Araip1.1, whole genome shotgun sequence DNA:
- the LOC110263814 gene encoding zinc finger MYM-type protein 1-like, with protein MLKLLASYNKEVDAVVLDNTPQNAIYTSPSIQKEILHIFARKVQNEIRNEIGNAKFCLIVDEARDESRREQMALVVRFVDKHGFVKERLIDVVHVKDTTSATLKQEICSALSHHNLNIQNVRGQGYDGASNMRGEWKGLQALIIQECPYAYYVHCFAHQLQLALVAAAKEVVDVHAFFQSLSNIINVVCSSCKRNDELRSAYATEISHLVATNQIETGRGANQIGTLKRSGDTRWSSHFNSICSLLRMFGATTSVLEDLATNGSTYSQRGDATYALKSLLSFDFVFILHMMKEIMGITDKFCQVLQQKSQDILNVMHLVSSTKSLIQQLRDSSWGALLEKVSSFCNDHAIQIPDMGASFSDIIRSRRKKDVVTVEHHYRVDIFTSVIDFQLKELNSRFSEQATELLILSTSLDPKDAFKLFSICNICNLAKNFYSLDFSEQENIQLDYELQHYELDVVKAPDFQNLSTIAKFINNNKCIW; from the exons ATGTTAAAATTATTAGCTTCTTACAATAAAGAAGTAGATGCAGTTGTTTTGGATAATACTCCTCAAAATGCAATATACACATCACCTTCTATTCAAAAGGAAATTCTACATATTTTTGCTAGAAAGGTGCAAAATGAAATTCGCAATGAGATTGGTAATGCAAAGTTTTGTTTGATTGTTGATGAAGCTAGAGATGAATCTAGAAGAGAACAAATGGCACTTGTTGTTAGATTTGTTGATAAGCATGGATTTGTCAAAGAAAGGCTAATAGATGTTGTTCATGTCAAAGATACTACTTCTGCTACTCTAAAACAAGAGATTTGTTCTGCATTATCTCATCACAATCTCAACATTCAAAATGTTCGAGGTCAAGGTTATGACGGAGCTAGTAATATGCGTGGAGAGTGGAAAGGGTTACAAGCTTTAATTATTCAAGAATGTCCTTATGCATATTATGTTCATTGCTTTGCTCATCAATTACAGCTAGCTCTTGTTGCTGCGGCTAAAGAAGTTGTTGATGTTCATGCTTTTTTCCAAAGTTTGAGTAATATTATCAATGTTGTGTGCTCTTCTTGCAAACGCAATGATGAATTACGATCTGCTTATGCAACTGAAATTTCCCATTTAGTTGCAACTAATCAAATTGAAACAGGAAGGGGAGCAAATCAAATTGGCACATTAAAAAGATCAGGAGATACCAGGTGGAGCTCTCACTTCAACTCAATTTGTAGCCTTTTACGTATGTTTGGAGCAACAACTTCAGTTCTGGAAGATTTGGCTACTAATGGATCTACATATTCTCAACGTGGTGATGCTACTTATGCTCTTAAATCtttattatcatttgattttgttttcattttgcaTATGATGAAAGAAATCATGGGAATCACTGATAAATTTTGTCAAGTATTACAACAAAAATCTCAAGATATTTTGAATGTTATGCATCTGGTTTCTAGTACAAAATCATTGATTCAACAGTTAAGAGATAGTAGTTGGGGAGCACTTTTGGAGAAAGTTAGTTCTTTCTGCAATGATCATGCTATTCAGATACCTGATATGGGTGCTTCTTTTAGTGACATAATTCGGTCTCGTCGTAAAAAGGATGTTGTCACTGTTGAACACCACTATCGTGTTGACATTTTTACTAGCGTGATAGATTTTCAATTGAAAGAGCTAAATAGTAGATTTAGTGAGCAAGCAACCGAGCTCCTCATATTGAGTACATCTTTAGATCCTAAAGATGCTTTCAAGTTATTCAGTATTTGCAACATATGCAATCTTGCAAAGAATTTCTATTCTTTAGATTTTTCTGAGCAAGAAAATATTCAATTGGATTATGAGTTACAACATTATGAACTTGATGTGGTTAAAGCTCCAGATTTTCAGAATTTGTCTACTATTGCTAAATT CATAAACAACAACAAGTGCATttggtaa
- the LOC107604916 gene encoding eukaryotic peptide chain release factor subunit 1-3: MSDGQESDKNIEIWKIKKLIKALEAARGNGTSMISLIMPPRDQISRVTKMLGDEFGTASNIKSRVNRQSVLGAITSAQQRLKLYNKVPPNGLVLYTGTIVTEDGKEKKVTIDFEPFKPINASLYLCDNKFHTEALNELLESDDKFGFIVMDGNGTLFGTLSGNTREVLHKFTVDLPKKHGRGGQSALRFARLRMEKRHNYVRKTAELATQFFINPATSQPNVSGLILAGSADFKTELSQSDMFDPRLQAKILNVVDVSYGGENGFNQAIELSAEILSNVKFIQEKRLIGKYFEEISQDTGKYVFGVDDTLKALEMGAVETLIVWENLDINRYVLKNATNGEIIIKHLSKEQETDQSNFRDAATSAELEVQEKMPLLEWFANEYKRFGCSLEFVTNKSQEGSQFCRGFGGIGGILRYQLDIRSFDELSDDGEVYEDSD; encoded by the coding sequence ATGTCTGATGGTCAAGAATCGGACAAGAACATTGAGATATGGAAGATCAAGAAATTGATTAAAGCTTTGGAAGCTGCAAGGGGCAATGGTACCAGCATGATTTCTCTAATCATGCCTCCACGTGATCAAATATCCCGTGTCACTAAGATGTTGGGAGATGAATTTGGAACTGCTTCAAATATTAAAAGTAGGGTGAACCGCCAGTCGGTGTTGGGAGCCATTACTTCTGCTCAACAGAGGTTAAAGCTTTACAATAAAGTTCCTCCAAATGGGTTGGTCCTTTACACCGGAACCATTGTCACTGAAGATGGCAAGGAAAAGAAGGTGACAATTGATTTTGAACCATTTAAGCCTATCAATGCATCACTGTACCTCTGTGATAACAAGTTTCACACTGAAGCTCTAAATGAACTTTTAGAATCTGATGACAAGTTTGGTTTTATTGTTATGGATGGAAATGGAACCCTTTTTGGGACTTTAAGTGGAAATACTCGCGAGGTGCTTCATAAATTTACTGTTGATCTGCCAAAGAAGCACGGTAGAGGAGGGCAGTCAGCTTTGCGTTTTGCCCGTCTTCgtatggaaaagaggcacaattATGTTAGGAAGACTGCAGAACTTGCCACTCAGTTCTTCATCAATCCTGCTACTAGTCAGCCTAATGTTTCTGGACTTATACTCGCTGGTTCAGCTGACTTCAAGACTGAGCTGAGTCAGTCTGATATGTTTGATCCTCGTCTGCAAGCAAAAATATTGAACGTGGTTGATGTTTCATATGGTGGGGAAAATGGCTTTAATCAAGCCATTGAGTTATCTGCGGAGATTTTGTCAAATGTGAAGTTCATTCAAGAGAAACGCTTGATAGGAAAATATTTTGAGGAGATCAGTCAAGATACCGGGAAATACGTCTTTGGGGTTGATGACACATTGAAGGCTCTGGAGATGGGGGCAGTTGAAACACTTATTGTATGGGAAAATTTGGACATTAATAGGTATGTCTTGAAAAATGCTACTAATGGTGAGATCATCATAAAGCACTTGAGCAAGGAACAAGAGACCGACCAAAGCAACTTCCGAGATGCAGCCACCTCTGCAGAGTTGGAGGTCCAGGAGAAAATGCCCTTGCTTGAGTGGTTCGCCAACGAGTACAAACGATTTGGATGCTCACTTGAATTCGTGACCAACAAGTCACAAGAAGGATCGCAATTTTGCAGGGGGTTTGGTGGAATCGGGGGCATCCTTCGCTACCAGCTCGACATCAGATCGTTTGATGAGTTATCCGATGATGGAGAAGTGTATGAGGATTCTGATTAA
- the LOC107604914 gene encoding pentatricopeptide repeat-containing protein At1g63330-like translates to MLHARPSPPVFHFNKLLAAFVKMKRYPTAISLCTEMRLKGITPCLVTLTILINCYCHVGEVALAFSVFGKVMKFGYGVDIVVLNSLIKGLCLGGEIVRALEFHDELVGMGFRLDGFSYGTLIDGLCKAGRTRAAVWMLRRIEGRAVRPNVVMYSTIIDGLCKDGLVNEARDLYLEMIVRGVSPNLFTYRPLVCKLCVVGQVNEAVWWLKEMVLKGVVPDVYVCTILIDALCKKGMLVEAHYMFDKMIELGHEPSIVSFTALIHGYCLNDRVDEARELFDMVFRWGIAPDVWLYNILISAYCKLERLDEALKLFDEMFCRKLFPNLVTYNCLIDCLCKSGRFSYAWKLVNTMCANDLSPDIVTYCIFLDALCKNQHLDKAVALFSKLTKNGLAPDVWSYSILINSYCKKQRIHEALALLREMHLKNLVPHTVTYSSFIDGMCKLGRISSALKFLDEMHDIGPPPDTITYSVVLDALCKTQNLDQAISLFNKMVKNGLEPDVCSYTILISGCCKSERIDEAMHLFEEMRLKNLVPDFVTYISLVDGLCKVGRISNAWQLVNVIHDKDLRLRLITYLDVLCKRWHLNMDSKRLIS, encoded by the coding sequence ATGCTCCACGCGCGCCCTTCACCGCCGGTGTTCCATTTTAACAAGCTCTTGGCCGCTTTTGTGAAGATGAAGCGTTACCCCACTGCCATTTCTCTATGCACTGAAATGAGGTTGAAAGGTATCACTCCCTGTCTTGTTACTCTCACCATTTTGATAAATTGTTACTGCCATGTTGGTGAGGTCGCACTTGCTTTCTCTGTTTTCGGGAAGGTTATGAAATTTGGTTATGGCGTTGATATTGTGGTTTTGAATAGTTTGATTAAAGGGTTGTGTTTGGGTGGGGAGATTGTGAGAGCTTTGGAGTTTCATGATGAGCTTGTTGGGATGGGGTTTCGGTTGGATGGGTTCAGTTATGGGACTTTGATTGATGGGTTGTGCAAGGCTGGGCGTACCAGGGCGGCAGTTTGGATGCTGAGGAGGATAGAGGGGCGAGCAGTTAGGCCGAATGTTGTGATGTATAGCACCattattgatggattgtgtaAAGATGGGCTTGTGAATGAGGCGCGTGATTTGTATCTTGAAATGATTGTTAGGGGTGTTAGTCCTAATTTGTTCACTTACCGGCCTCTAGTTTGCAAATTGTGTGTTGTGGGGCAAGTGAATGAAGCAGTTTGGTGGCTTAAGGAAATGGTTCTGAAGGGCGTAGTCCCGGATGTTTATGTATGCACTATTTTGATTGATGCATTGTGTAAAAAAGGAATGTTAGTGGAAGCTCATtatatgtttgataaaatgattgAATTGGGTCATGAACCTAGCATTGTTAGTTTCACTGCTTTGATACATGGTTATTGTTTGAATGATAGAGTAGATGAGGCAAGAGAACTATTTGACATGGTTTTTCGATGGGGTATTGCTCCTGATGTTTGGCTTTATAATATCCTGATAAGTGCATATTGTAAGCTTGAAAGATTAGATGAGGCTTTGAAGCTCTTCGATGAAATGTTTTGCAGGAAATTGTTTCCCAATCTTGTGACTTATAATTGTCTTATTGATTGTCTTTGCAAATCTGGGAGATTCTCATATGCTTGGAAGCTTGTTAATACAATGTGTGCTAATGACCTAAGCCCTGATATTGTCACTTATTGTATCTTCTTAGATGCTTTATGCAAAAACCAACATCTTGACAAGGCAGTTGCCTTATTTAGCAAACTGACTAAAAATGGGTTGGCCCCTGATGTTTGGAGTTATTCCATATTGATTAATAGTTATTGCAAAAAGCAAAGGATACACGAAGCTTTGGCGCTCTTGAGAGAAATGCATCTAAAGAATTTGGTTCCTCATACTGTAACTTATAGTTCTTTTATTGATGGTATGTGTAAATTGGGGAGGATCTCGAGTGCATTAAAGTTTCTTGATGAGATGCATGATATAGGTCCACCCCCTGATACAATAACTTACAGTGTCGTGTTAGATGCTTTATGCAAAACCCAAAATCTTGACCAGGCAATTTCATTATTTAACAAAATGGTTAAAAATGGTTTGGAACCTGATGTTTGTAGTTATACCATCTTGATTTCTGGATGTTGCAAGAGTGAAAGGATAGATGAAGCCATGCATCTCTTTGAAGAAATGCGTCTAAAAAATTTAGTTCCCGATTTTGTAACTTATATTTCCCTAGTGGATGGCTTGTGTAAAGTTGGTAGAATCTCAAATGCATGGCAGCTTGTTAATGTGATTCATGACAAAGATCTACGCTTACGTCTTATCACTTACCTAGATGTACTTTGCAAAAGGTGGCATCTTAACATGGACAGCAAGCGCCTTATTTCATAA